One stretch of Punica granatum isolate Tunisia-2019 chromosome 5, ASM765513v2, whole genome shotgun sequence DNA includes these proteins:
- the LOC116207277 gene encoding uncharacterized protein LOC116207277 isoform X2: MIIFGAAAWSCSWDFHRSYYIYAGLQNGTLMVFDMRQTVKPVESLNGLSSNPIHTILSFSQKNTNGPRSVLIASSIGLSLWNDDCREERNQLIGFSGWQSDFEIVVEELSFVQNQKSEVALYSESSFLSSISPRAKSSWEAVT; encoded by the exons ATGATCATCTTTGGG GCTGCTGCTTGGTCTTGCTCATGGGATTTCCATAGATCTTACTACATATATGCTGGATTACAG AATGGTACCTTGATGGTGTTTGATATGCGCCAAACTGTGAAGCCCGTGGAATCCTTGAATGGGCTGTCATCCAACCCAATTCATACAATACTGTCCTTCTCACAGAAGAATACTAATGGACCTAGATCAGTCCTAATTGCATCTTCAATTGGCCTGTCTCTGTGGAACGATGACTGTCGTGAGGAAAG GAACCAACTTATTGGTTTTTCTGGATGGCAAAGCGACTTTGAAATTGTAGTGGAAGAGCTTTCCTTTGTGCAGAATCAGAAAAGTGAAGTAGCATTGTACAGTgaatcttcttttttatccTCAATTTCTCCCAGGGCCAAATCCTCTTGGGAGGCTGTAACTTAA
- the LOC116207277 gene encoding uncharacterized protein LOC116207277 isoform X1: MTKCFWLSCCFTTYWKAAAWSCSWDFHRSYYIYAGLQNGTLMVFDMRQTVKPVESLNGLSSNPIHTILSFSQKNTNGPRSVLIASSIGLSLWNDDCREERNQLIGFSGWQSDFEIVVEELSFVQNQKSEVALYSESSFLSSISPRAKSSWEAVT; the protein is encoded by the exons ATGACAAAATGTTTTTGGTTGTCTTGTTGCTTTACCACTTATTGGAAG GCTGCTGCTTGGTCTTGCTCATGGGATTTCCATAGATCTTACTACATATATGCTGGATTACAG AATGGTACCTTGATGGTGTTTGATATGCGCCAAACTGTGAAGCCCGTGGAATCCTTGAATGGGCTGTCATCCAACCCAATTCATACAATACTGTCCTTCTCACAGAAGAATACTAATGGACCTAGATCAGTCCTAATTGCATCTTCAATTGGCCTGTCTCTGTGGAACGATGACTGTCGTGAGGAAAG GAACCAACTTATTGGTTTTTCTGGATGGCAAAGCGACTTTGAAATTGTAGTGGAAGAGCTTTCCTTTGTGCAGAATCAGAAAAGTGAAGTAGCATTGTACAGTgaatcttcttttttatccTCAATTTCTCCCAGGGCCAAATCCTCTTGGGAGGCTGTAACTTAA